A part of Candida albicans SC5314 chromosome 2, complete sequence genomic DNA contains:
- a CDS encoding uncharacterized protein (Has domain(s) with predicted sequence-specific DNA binding, transcription factor activity, sequence-specific DNA binding, zinc ion binding activity and role in regulation of transcription, DNA-templated), with the protein MNGANQNIPNTLPRLPSFQQLSETIRNPDFPDSSQKTHHQYHQQHRFQNTPIDCKSLMLFPINYTPVNDNGVATAAATATATAPVNGIVTTNSLNGNSIMEYSYGPTLHGRHESYPNQYVFPNQESKTGIPISNRVSPTSMDRTKAHSLDLELTNRVNTTNNDAKTYSKKYKVVFDLIQFLKKFEIKYNELKHYTFDLENDKNSNVLEKMVTELSIDDINEALVNTKKLANVFENIKSINENSTKSTNDMRRKNGLFVYENGNKKQQQQQQQHGEKRKIRKKHQHQMAKTKSLSTNGEAIPMQMSVSRNNGSITSTGFLQSVQQQAPQPQPQSQPQTQHQQLQPASELVPPHTQAQTLSAVTSNLTNGNLNTELSAKPEITCQHCCSQETPEWRRGPEGSRTLCNACGLFYSKLIKKYGLREADKVMLHRKQTGTVNDRRIF; encoded by the coding sequence ATGAATGGAGCAAATCAGAATATCCCTAACACTTTGCCAAGATTACCAtcatttcaacaattgagTGAAACAATTCGCAACCCCGATTTTCCAGACCTGCTGCAAAAAactcatcatcaatatcatcaacagcatagatttcaaaataccCCCATTGACTGCAAGTCTCTAATGTTGTTCCCAATAAATTATACACCTGTCAATGATAATGGTGTTGCTACTGCAGCTGCTACTGCTACTGCTACTGCTCCTGTCAATGGTATTGTTACCACTAATAGTTTGAATGGCAATTCCATTATGGAATATTCTTATGGACCAACATTACATGGCAGACATGAAAGTTATCCTAATCAATATGTATTCCCCAATCAAGAATCAAAGACAGGAATTCCAATTTCTAATCGAGTATCACCTACTTCAATGGATAGAACTAAAGCACATTCTTTGGACTTGGAATTGACTAATCGTGTTAATACGACCAATAATGATGCTAAAACCTATTCCAAAAAATATAAGGTTGtgtttgatttaattcaatttttgaaaaaatttgaaatcaaatataatgaattgaaacattATACATTTGATTTAGAAAATGATAAGAATTCAAATGTATTGGAGAAAATGGTTACTGAATTATCAATAGATGATATAAATGAAGCATTAGTTAATACTAAGAAACTTGCTaatgtttttgaaaatattaaaagtattaatgaaaatagtACCAAGTCCACCAATGATATGAGAAGAAAGAATGGATTATTTGTATATGAGAATGGTAAtaagaaacaacaacaacaacagcaacaacatggtgaaaaaagaaaaattcgAAAAAAGCATCAGCACCAAATGGCAAAGACTAAATCATTATCTACAAATGGTGAAGCTATTCCTATGCAAATGAGTGTCAGTCGCAATAATGGTAGTATTACTTCAACTGGGTTTTTGCAACTGgttcaacaacaagcacCGCAACCGCAACCGCAATCACAGCCACAAAcacaacaccaacaactacaaccaGCACTGGAATTAGTCCCACCACACACGCAAGCACAAACACTATCAGCAGTAACATCTAATCTCACTAATGGGAATTTGAATACCGAGTTGAGTGCAAAACCAGAAATTACTTGTCAACATTGCTGCTCTCAAGAAACCCCGGAATGGCGCCGAGGACCTGAAGGTAGTAGAACGTTGTGTAATGCATGTGGATTATTTTATTCCAAGttgattaaaaaatatgGATTACGAGAAGCTGATAAAGTTATGCTACATCGTAAACAAACCGGGACAGTCAATGATAgaagaattttttaa
- a CDS encoding TATA-binding protein-associated factor TAF7 (Putative TFIID subunit involved in RNA polymerase II transcription initiation; possibly an essential gene, disruptants not obtained by UAU1 method) codes for MALKLKLKMPSSSASNSPQPPPPESHSPEQPKLPKLKIKAPSKTPVSSTPDSSMALKRPQEEQSTGENPKKLKLSLSKTKENGRPKGLPRVRIKPTRIPGEGYDSEAPDLEDDPLIEQGIIIRFLNDSNLDFVHNAVDSGDLTGLNVKWVTKEKAIVNVNSILYSARLIDLPTVTEIFKTVDRKNVFKTLDICQILLVLHVVDPAKLNIDTDFEVPQEFLFNHPFYKYVKNNEIKKKRMVLKDGLLQPFQDVYRRFRPTKVDHRVILDIESKVDELIKLDNEADESHFELLDSKTAQQSRFGTSATPSAVNSPVAMRMEGPEVEPGRFSNVQDHENEEDDEEEDEEDYDDDDLQDDDMELHLEQELEKVLDGELSESEVTIPTSMAGILTNDVGNGISIMTNGEQSEDIDGDEQDDEEEEEEEEEDGDDEEEEEEEEEEENEEGDSESGKQHVKLLEEEIFELEKAVAHHQKNLSTASSKMLRMKFQNTYTSLKASLDSKKRDLAKLLDEQEQQQEQKQPKTTVDEKSQEAEHSVEAEAEIEAQVEADAEDGDEDEDIDQGDDMNQENNNNGDSDIDEDNADDLDDLF; via the coding sequence ATGGCTctcaaattaaaattgaagatgCCATCATCTAGTGCATCAAACTCTCCCcagccaccaccaccagaGTCACATTCACCGGAACAACCAAAACTACCAAAACTCAAAATCAAAGCGCCATCCAAGACACCAGTTTCATCGACGCCAGACTCTTCTATGGCCTTAAAACGACCCCAAGAAGAACAGTCGACAGGTGAAAACCCCAAAAAACTTAAACTAAGTTTATCCAAAACCAAAGAGAATGGACGTCCCAAAGGTTTGCCACGAGTTAGAATTAAACCTACCCGAATTCCTGGCGAGGGATACGATTCTGAGGCACCTGATTTAGAAGACGATCCTTTGATTGAACAAGGTATAATAATACGTTTTTTAAATGACTCGAATCTTGATTTCGTACATAATGCAGTGGATTCCGGTGACTTGACAGGGTTAAATGTGAAATGGGTCACCAAAGAGAAAGCTATAGTTAATGTCAACAGTATACTTTATTCAGCaagattaattgatttaccTACTGTAACTGAAATATTCAAAACAGTTGATAGAAAGAATGTTTTCAAGACATTAGATATCTGTCAGATTTTGTTAGTTTTACATGTTGTTGATCCGGCTAAACTAAATATAGATACCGATTTTGAAGTTCCCcaagaatttctttttaatcatccattttataaatatgtgaagaataatgaaattaaaaagaaacgaATGGTGCTCAAAGATGGATTATTACAGCCATTTCAGGATGTGTATCGACGATTCCGTCCAACCAAAGTGGACCATAGAGTGATTTTGGACATAGAATCAAAAGTCGATGAATTGATCAAACTTGATAATGAAGCAGATGAGAGtcattttgaattattggATAGTAAAACAGCACAACAATCACGATTTGGTACCAGTGCCACGCCATCAGCTGTCAATTCCCCTGTAGCAATGAGGATGGAAGGGCCAGAAGTTGAACCTGGAAGGTTTAGCAATGTACAAGAtcatgaaaatgaagaagatgatgaagaagaagacgaagaagattacgacgatgatgatcttcaagatgatgatatgGAACTTCATTTGGaacaagaattggaaaaagtTTTGGATGGAGAGTTGTCTGAAAGTGAAGTCACAATCCCAACACTGATGGCAGGTATATTAACAAATGATGTCGGTAATGGAATATCTATAATGACTAATGGAGAACAGTCAGAGGATATCGATGGAGACGAACaggatgatgaagaagaggaagaggaagaagaggaagacggtgatgacgaagaagaagaggaggaggaggaagaagaagaaaatgaagaaggAGATAGTGAATCTGGAAAACAACATGTTAAActattagaagaagaaatatttgaacTTGAGAAAGCGGTTGCCCATCATCAAAAGAATTTATCTACAGCATCGAGTAAAATGTTACGAATGAAGTTCCAAAATACCTACACGTCATTGAAAGCCTCTTTGGATCTGAAAAAACGTGATTTGGCCaaattattagatgaacaagaacaacagCAAGAACAGAAACAACCGAAAACTACAGTAGATGAGAAATCACAAGAAGCAGAACATAGTGTAGAGGCAGAGGCAGAGATAGAAGCACAGGTAGAAGCAGATGCAGAAGATggagatgaagatgaagatattgatCAAGGTGATGACATGAACCAggagaataataataatggtgatctggatattgatgaagacAATGCTGATGATCttgatgatttgttttaa
- a CDS encoding putative acid anhydride hydrolase (Ortholog(s) have endoplasmic reticulum, fungal-type vacuole membrane, vacuole-mitochondrion membrane contact site localization) yields MVRNSVTSRRSSSIDRRRSRSRHNSVASASSSVNLLLDDNNYEMYSGAASEIIPSSITSLHYPHSFGGRRISRVSRETSPLLSADENDNDLQRVRSNASRNSIDTQANFRFFSPHEIEHAQGGSTLENPEDPVDYNTDWDYSIDKYLDEDEQYQEEAVADEGEGDGEGDQQRGTAFYQQDGVNFRYSSPEAPDYGSVDFENHNRRDSGSSSKSSLDEANSIVDDNQYEDFYKQFPTKLDYQRYYLAEEDLVIGIAGYADRWWKTAIYYFLCIGTLGIAYLILRWLPRYRINLMGTRCPLGKADWCVIENEFGELQIAHVEKQRFNERLSSFLVGTDDQFDFEKDPVVPHIQSFVYRYIKFFYNPMEDMFKTNSNWFDARWLNVKNLKDGVSHSVQDQRQEIFGRNTIEIEDKTVLQLLTDEVLHPFYIFQVFSIFLWLADDYYYYATCIFLISMISIINSLIETKSTMKRLQEISKFNCEVRVWRNEFWKQIDSNELVPGDLFEVDPSLNVIPCDALLVNGECVVNESMLTGESVPVSKINATRETVKLLPENFVDPILSKSFLYNGTRLLKMKSANDEPVTAMVVKTGFNTTKGSLVRSMLFPKPTGFKFYEDSFKYIGFMTLIAAIGFTYSTYNFIKLGIDKKVMILRALDIITIVVPPALPATLTIGTTFAISRLKKLQIFCIAPTRVNIGGKIDVFCFDKTGTLTEDGLDVLGLHLANNAQGRKEIVFEELVEDIDNLKTVRTNDHDTNNGKFLLGCLTTCHSLRNIDNELLGDPLDVKMFEFTRWNYKEDSKTTNPIVFKGNDSYEVNKEFEFLAPLRRMSVVVSQNHKHYIFTKGAPEVMLDICSPESLPTNFEELLHHYTHSGFRVIACAYKQVSSADIDRETAESDLAFAGFIIFENKLKKSTKSTLKTLKEAEIRTIMCTGDNILTAISVSRECGLIPPSIENIYIPVLDEKNEERYISWQEVNDPENKLDPITIKPIDIRQDNNYKLAITGDIFRFLLTEVKNISVIQNILMNCDIFARMSPDEKHELVEQLQKIDYTVGFCGDGANDCGALKAADVGISLSEAEASVAAPFTSRVFEISCVLDVIREGRSSLVTSFSCFKYMSLYSAIQFVTVTILYKTGTNLGDFQFLYIDLFLILPLAIFMSWSKPYAKIVLKRPTANLVSPKILIPLVCHIIVILIFQVLLWSWVRKEPWYIKPIPGSDDAVKSSDNTVLFLFSNFQYILIAVVLSQGPPYREPMVKNYPFMINLVVATFLSACLFLIDGESSLGDLMQLTNLHGWFYWYIIIFSIINLGCMMIGEERWFPALAKVYKRVFQRSKIGKSKKVFKNLKKEFNQLQSV; encoded by the coding sequence ATGGTCAGAAACCTGGTGACTAGTCGCAGGTCTTCTTCAATAGACAGAAGGAGATCTCGGTCAAGACATAATTCAGTTGCTTCAGCAAGTTCTTCAGTTAATCTACTACTcgatgataataattatgaAATGTATTCTGGAGCAGCATCTGAAATTATCCCATCTTCAATTACTTCATTGCATTATCCTCATAGTTTTGGTGGGAGAAGAATATCACGTGTATCTCGAGAAACATCACCTTTACTTAGTgctgatgaaaatgataatgacTTGCAACGAGTTAGATCAAACGCCTCGAGGAATTCTATTGATACTCAGGCTAATTTTAGGTTTTTCTCTCCCCATGAAATTGAACATGCCCAAGGTGGTTCAACTTTAGAGAACCCCGAGGACCCTGTGGATTATAATACTGACTGGGACTACTCGATCGATAAGTATCTCgatgaagatgaacaaTACCAAGAGGAAGCTGTAGCTGACGAAGGAGAAGGAGACGGAGAAGGAGATCAACAACGAGGGACAGCATTTTATCAACAAGATGGTGTTAATTTTAGATATCTGTCACCCGAAGCCCCTGATTATGGTTCTGTTGATTTCGAGAATCATAATAGACGTGATTCTGGATCAAGCAGCAAATCGAGCTTGGACGAAGCAAATagtattgttgatgataatcAATATGAAGATTTCTACAAACAATTTCCTACAAAATTAGATTATCAAAGATACTATCTTGCAGAAGAGGATTTGGTTATTGGTATTGCTGGTTATGCTGATAGATGGTGGAAAACAGCAATCTATTATTTCCTTTGTATTGGTACTTTGGGGATTGCCTATTTGATTTTAAGATGGCTTCCTCGTTATCGAATTAATTTAATGGGTACTAGATGTCCCTTGGGTAAAGCTGATTGGTgtgttattgaaaatgagTTTGGTGAATTGCAAATTGCCCACGTTGAGAAACAACGATTTAATGAGAGACTTTCCAGCTTCCTTGTTGGTACAGatgatcaatttgattttgaaaaagacCCTGTTGTCCCACATATTCAATCATTTGTTTATAGATacatcaaatttttctaCAATCCAATGGAGGACATGTTCAAGACGAACTCAAATTGGTTTGATGCACGTTGGTTGAATGTTAAAAATCTCAAAGATGGTGTATCTCATTCTGTTCAGGATCAAAGACAAGAGATATTTGGTAGGAACACTATTGAAATTGAGGATAAGACGGTATTACAGTTGTTGACAGATGAAGTGTTACACccattttatatttttcaagtaTTCTCAATTTTCTTATGGCTTGCAGATGATTACTACTATTATGCTACATGTATATTTCTCatttcaatgatttctattatcaattcattaattgaaacaaaatcaaccaTGAAACGTTTACaagaaatttcaaaattcaattgtgaAGTGAGAGTGTGGCGAAATGAGTTTTggaaacaaattgattcaaatgaaTTAGTTCCTGGTGATTTGTTTGAAGTTGACCCTTCCTTAAATGTTATTCCTTGTGATGCATTACTAGTTAATGGAGAGTGTGTTGTTAATGAATCAATGTTGACAGGGGAAAGTGTCCCTGTTTCCAAAATAAATGCCACAAGAGAAACAGTCAAGTTATTGCCAGAGAATTTTGTTGATCCAATTTTATCCAAATCTTTCTTATATAATGGGACTCGgttgttgaaaatgaagtCGGCCAATGATGAGCCTGTAACAGCTATGGTTGTAAAAACGGGTTTCAACACTACAAAGGGATCATTAGTACGTTCAATGCTTTTCCCTAAGCCAActggtttcaaattttaCGAGGATTCTTTCAAATACATTGGGTTTATGACTCTTATTGCGGCAATCGGATTCACCTACTCTACTTATAACTTTATCAAACTAGGCATTGACAAAAAAGTAATGATCTTACGAGCCTTAGATATTATCACTATTGTTGTCCCTCCAGCATTACCTGCTACATTGACTATTGGTACTACTTTTGCTATTTCaagattaaaaaaattacaaatattttgtattgCTCCCACTAGAGTTAACATCGGTGGTAAAATTGATGTGTTTTGTTTCGACAAGACCGGTACATTAACTGAAGATGGGTTAGATGTATTGGGTCTTCATTTGGCTAATAACGCTCAGGggagaaaagaaattgtatttgaagaattggtCGAAGATATCGATAATTTGAAGACAGTTCGTACTAATGATCACGATACGAATAATGGGAAATTCTTGCTAGGGTGTTTGACCACATGCCACTCCTTGAGAAACATTGATAATGAACTTCTAGGTGATCCATTAGATGTCAAGATGTTTGAGTTTACGAGATGGAATTACAAAGAAGATTCAAAGACCACTAACCCGATCGTATTCAAGGGCAATGATAGTTATGAAGTGAACAAAGAATTTGAGTTTTTAGCTCCATTAAGAAGAATGTCAGTGGTGGTCTCTCAAAACCACAAACATTATATATTCACAAAAGGTGCTCCAGAAGTAATGTTGGACATTTGTCTGCCAGAGTCTTTACCTACAAATTTTGAGGAATTGTTACACCATTATACACATTCCGGGTTTAGAGTTATAGCTTGTGCCTACAAACAGGTAAGTTCCGCTGACATTGATAGAGAAACCGCTGAGTCGGACTTAGCATTTGCTggattcattatttttgaaaacaaacTAAAGAAGAGTACTAAAAGTACTCTTAAAACTTTGAAGGAAGCAGAAATTCGAACCATTATGTGCACTGGAGATAATATTTTGACCGCAATCAGTGTCTCAAGAGAATGTGGTCTTATTCCACCATCCATTGAGAATATTTACATTCCAGTACTAGATGAGAAGAACGAGGAAAGATACATATCTTGGCAGGAAGTCAATGATCCggaaaataaattagatCCAATTACAATAAAGCCAATAGATATTAGACAAGAtaacaattataaattagCCATTACAGGGGATATATTTAGATTCTTGCTTACAGAGGTTAAAAATATTAGCGTCATTCAAAATATCCTCATGAACTGTGACATTTTTGCCAGAATGTCTCCCGATGAAAAGCATGAATTAGTGgaacaattacaaaaaattgattatacaGTTGGATTTTGTGGTGATGGTGCAAATGACTGTGGGGCATTAAAAGCAGCAGATGTTGGGATTTCTCTTTCAGAAGCAGAAGCATCGGTGGCAGCACCATTTACGTCTCGAGTCTTTGAGATATCGTGTGTTTTAGATGTCATTAGAGAAGGTAGATCCAGCTTGGTAACTAGcttttcttgtttcaaGTACATGTCATTGTATTCAgcaattcaatttgtcaCCGTTACCATTCTTTACAAAACTGGTACCAATTTGGGtgatttccaatttttatatattgatttgtttttgattttaccGTTAGCTATATTCATGTCATGGTCAAAACCATACGCAAAGATTGTTTTGAAACGACCCACTGCAAATTTGGTATCTCCAAAAATCCTCATACCATTAGTTTGTCATATTATagtgatattgatattcCAAGTATTGTTATGGTCTTGGGTAAGAAAAGAACCATGGTATATCAAGCCTATTCCGGGATCTGATGATGCAGTCAAATCTTCAGATAACactgttttgtttttgttttcaaactTTCAGTACATTTTGATAGCTGTGGTATTATCACAAGGACCGCCATATCGTGAACCAATGGTGAAAAATTACCCATTCATGATCAATTTGGTTGTGGCCACATTCTTGTCTGCTTGCTTGTTTCTTATCGATGGAGAGTCGTCGTTAGGAGATTTGATGCAGCTAACCAATTTGCACGGATGGTTCTATTGGTACATCATCatattttctattattaACCTTGGATGTATGATGATTGGAGAAGAACGTTGGTTCCCGGCCTTGGCTAAAGTGTATAAGAGAGTTTTCCAGAGACTGAAGATTGGCAAGAGTAAGAAAGTATtcaaaaacttgaaaaaagaatttaacCAACTTCAAAGCGTATGA
- the PRS1 gene encoding ribose phosphate diphosphokinase subunit (Phosphoribosylpyrophosphate synthetase; enzyme of purine, pyrimidine, histidine, and tryptophan biosynthesis; essential; flucytosine induced; macrophage/pseudohyphal-induced), whose translation MSTNSIKLLASDVHRGLAELVSKRLGLRLTPSELKRESTGEVQFSIGESVRDEDIFIICQIGSGEVNDRVFELMIMINACKTASARRITVILPNFPYARQDRKDKSRAPITAKLMADMLTTAGCDHVITMDLHASQIQGFFDVPVDNLYAEPSVVRYIKETIDYSEAIIISPDAGGAKRAAGLADRLDLNFALIHKERARANEVSRMVLVGDVTDKICVIVDDMADTCGTLAKAAEVLLDNNAKDVIAIVTHGILSGNAIKNINNSKLKKVVCTNTVPFEDKLKLCPKLDTIDISAVIAESIRRLHNGESISYLFKNAPL comes from the coding sequence ATGTCTACCAATTctataaaattattagcAAGTGATGTGCATAGAGGTTTGGCCGAACTCGTATCCAAACGATTAGGATTACGTCTTACACCTAGTGAATTGAAAAGAGAATCAACTGGTGAAGTCCAATTTTCCATTGGAGAATCAGTTCGTGATGaagatatatttattatttgtcaAATTGGTTCTGGTGAAGTTAATGACAGAGTTTTCgaattgatgattatgattaaTGCCTGTAAGACGGCGAGTGCTAGAAGAATCACAGTGATTTTGCCCAATTTTCCTTATGCTAGACAAGATAGAAAAGATAAATCAAGAGCTCCAATTACTGCTAAATTGATGGCCGACATGTTAACCACTGCTGGATGTGATCATGTTATTACCATGGATTTACACGCCTCACAAATTCAAGGGTTTTTCGATGTTCCAGTAGATAACTTGTACGCTGAACCTAGTGTGGTTAGATACATCAAGGAAACTATTGATTATAGTGAAGCTATAATTATATCTCCTGATGCTGGTGGTGCCAAGAGAGCTGCTGGATTGGCCGATAGacttgatttgaattttgcCTTGATTCATAAAGAAAGAGCCAGAGCTAATGAAGTATCTCGAATGGTTTTAGTTGGTGATGTCACCGATAAGATTTgtgttattgttgatgatatgGCGGATACTTGTGGTACTTTGGCTAAAGCTGCCGAAGTATTGTTAGATAATAATGCTAAAGATGTCATTGCCATTGTCACTCATGGTATATTATCTGGGAACGcaataaaaaatatcaacaattctaaattgaaaaaagttgTATGTACCAACACCGTTCCATTTGAAGacaaattgaaactttGTCCTAAATTGGATacaattgatatttctGCTGTTATTGCTGAATCTATCAGAAGATTACACAATGGTGAAAGTATttcttatttatttaaGAATGCCCCATTGTAA
- a CDS encoding uncharacterized protein (Ortholog(s) have nuclear localization sequence binding, ubiquitin binding activity, role in response to ethanol and cytosol localization) — translation MIGTDSYHIIIDIQESLPTTIQIIELDSKMPLQPIEPLRAKSIGNGVIRLYREFENEIPITGETSSNQITNNPGDDTMVAILAVPTYFTATDLLGFIGEKNVSKNISHLRILKSNKPNRFLVLIKFRDVMKAAEFQYHFNGKPFNSMEPETCHVVYVKTVQVMNSHKDNSVVDSMIPFLLQDPFTSAAASSGESGSSSSSSGVSTNNHNNNYHLIELPTCPVCLERMDATVTGLLTIPCQHTFHCQCLTKWKDDTCPVCRYSHNIANERVRRSTNRLRQLSIRDTSIDTPLSRSPEQQQQQKHAQMPSLLKSEFNDDDDIDDDDAGEICMECDETENLWICLICGNIGCSRYAPEQHSLKHFVDTGHCFAMEIATSRVWDYAGDKYVHRLVTNESDGKLVELPDKDDKSNGGSSNRNDPTFDKVDEVGFEYSQLLISQLASQREYYESLLEQQQTAPKSRRGSSNNTKNNNHITNSSSGSNTNKINQEMLTELEIKVEDLNSKLSDLTNSLIPQLKEKIQSKDEKLNKVMRELNISNSLNEALSKKVEHLTKVGEDYKTTIEKLTGENKALNEQVTDLMFFLDSQEKFKNESQEVKDGTIVIQQPPPPPPSSVSRKNRRKKK, via the coding sequence ATGATAGGTACCGATTCCTATCatataattattgatataCAAGAGTCGCTCCCCACTacaattcaaatcatcGAACTAGATTCCAAAATGCCATTACAACCAATTGAACCACTAAGGGCAAAACTGATTGGGAATGGTGTCATAAGACTATATAGAGAGTTTGAGAATGAAATACCAATCACTGGCGAAACTTCACTGAATCAAATTACTAATAATCCAGGTGATGATACAATGGTGGCGATTTTGGCAGTACCAACGTATTTTACTGCCACAGATCTACTAGGATTTATTGGAGAGAAGAATGTATCCAAAAATATATCACATTTGAGAATATTGAAAAGTAATAAACCTAATAGATTCTTagtattgataaaattcaGAGATGTGATGAAAGCAGCAGAATTCCAATATCATTTCAATGGCAAACCATTTAATTCAATGGAACCAGAAACTTGTCACGTGGTTTATGTAAAGACCGTACAAGTGATGAATTCCCACAAGGATAATTCAGTTGTTGATTCAATGATTCCATTTTTATTACAAGATCCATTCACATCAGCTGCTGCTAGTAGTGGTGAgagtggtagtagtagtagcagttCCGGAGTATCCACaaataatcataataataattaccATTTAATAGAGTTACCAACGTGTCCGGTGTGTTTGGAAAGAATGGACGCCACGGTAACTGGGTTGCTAACAATCCCCTGTCAACATACATTTCACTGTCAATGTTTAACGAAATGGAAGGATGACACTTGTCCTGTTTGCAGATATTCGCATAATATTGCAAATGAACGGGTGCGCCGATCCACTAATAGATTGCGACAGTTAAGTATTCGAGACACATCAATCGATACCCCGCTTTCACGATCACCAgagcaacagcaacagcaaaaACACGCACAGATGCCCTCCTTACTTAAATCCGAGTTtaatgacgatgatgacaTTGACGACGACGATGCAGGAGAAATTTGTATGGAGTGTGATGAGACTGAAAATTTGTGGATCTGTCTAATTTGTGGGAATATAGGTTGCAGCAGGTATGCGCCAGAGCAACATTCTCTAAAACATTTTGTTGATACAGGACATTGCTTTGCAATGGAAATTGCTACCAGTAGGGTGTGGGATTATGCAGGTGACAAATACGTGCATCGATTAGTCACTAATGAAAGTGATGGTAAATTAGTTGAATTGCCTGACAAGGATGATAAACTGAACGGTGGGTCTTCAAATAGGAATGATCCAACTTTTGATAAAGTCGATGAAGTTGGGTTTGAATATTCCCAGTTGTTGATAAGTCAATTGGCGAGCCAACGAGAATATTATGAATCGTTGCTAGAGCAGCAACAGACAGCACCGAAATCTAGAAGAGGATCTAGTAATAAcaccaaaaataataatcatattaccaatagtagtagtggcagtaatacaaataaaataaatcagGAAATGCTTAcagaattggaaattaaagttgaagatttgaattcaaaattatctGATTTGACAAATAGTTTGATTCCACAATTAAAAGAGAAAATCCAATCCaaagatgaaaaattaaataaagttATGCGAGAATTGAATATATCCAATTCTCTTAATGAAGCATTATCGAAAAAAGTCGAACATTTAACCAAAGTAGGTGAAGATTATAAAACcaccattgaaaaattaactGGAGAAAACAAAGCATTAAATGAACAAGTTACAGATcttatgttttttttagatagccaagaaaaatttaaaaatgaatctCAAGAAGTTAAAGATGGTACTATAGTTATACAACAacctcctcctcctcctccttcACTGGTATCACGAAAGaatagaagaaagaagaaatga